In Ctenopharyngodon idella isolate HZGC_01 chromosome 2, HZGC01, whole genome shotgun sequence, the following are encoded in one genomic region:
- the LOC127523193 gene encoding KN motif and ankyrin repeat domain-containing protein 4-like isoform X2 produces the protein MLFDLHLSGSVETEGVSNAIKLQEHTEVDADLKKNTTKEEGKLWTTWTMDSSVQTSKSKNTEFNPKEDVKDVETTKQEDLHKQMSQGRALEDQTEEERKDHVCLRVDSDQKSLVNREAVNKDFIEACCFLKDHMDKVSEPDDETSQALTVVFQQWFHVSAEEGACADIVDLYLSEVNSRTPTVLQFLVNMVDDNGNTALHYSVSHCNFSIVKLLLDTGVCEVDLRNKSGYTAIMLASLTAVESPGDMKVVQQLMELGDVNACVGQVGQTALHLAVRHGRVPIVHLLLEQGADPNAQDHAGTTPLISACDRGHVNIVRILLEKANCNVNLKDKAGRSALSLATQASHTEIADLLKARAETKSSDKCKVS, from the exons ATGCTCTTTGACCTTCATCTTTCTGGGAGTGTGGAGACAGAGGGAGTAAGTAATGCTATCAAACTACAAGAGCATACAGAAGTGGATGCTGACCTCAAGAAGAATACGACAAAGGAAGAAGGCAAACTATGGACCACATGGACAATGGACTCCAGTGTACAGacaagtaaaagtaaaaacacaGAATTCAATCCAAAAGAAGATGTCAAAGATGTAGAGACCACAAAACAAGAAGATCTGCACAAGCAAATGAGTCAGGGAAGAGCTCTAGAGGATCAGACAGAGGAGGAGAGGAAGGATCACGTTTGTTTGAGAGTGGACTCGGATCAGAAATCCCTGGTAAACAG gGAAGCTGTTAATAAAGATTTCATAGAGGCATGTTGTTTCCTTAAAGACCATATGGATAAAGTGTCAGAACCTGATGATGAAACG AGTCAGGCTCTCACTGTTGTGTTCCAGCAATGGTTTCATGTCTCTGCTGAAGAGGGGGCATGTGCCGACATTGTTGATTTGTATCTCAGTGAGGTTAACTCACGAACACCTACAGTCCTTCAGTTCTTGGTCAACATGGTGGATGATAATGGGAACACCGCCCTGCATTATAGCGTGTCTCATTGTAACTTCAGCATCGTTAAGCTCCTATTAGACACAG GTGTATGTGAAGTGGACCTGAGAAACAAGTCTGGCTACACCGCTATCATGCTGGCCTCCTTGACAGCTGTAGAATCACCAGGGGACATGAAAGTGGTCCAGCAGCTGATGGAGCTTGGTGATGTCAACGCCTGTGTTGGCCAG gtGGGACAAACAGCCCTTCACTTGGCAGTAAGACATGGACGTGTCCCAATTGTGCATCTCCTGCTAGAACAGGGAGCGGATCCTAATGCCCAGGATCATGCAGGAACCACTCCACTGATCAGCGCCTGTGATCGGGGACACGTCAACATTGTGCGAATTTTGTTGGAGAAAGCAAACTGCAATGTCAATTTAAAAGACAAG GCTGGTCGCAGTGCATTATCTCTGGCAACACAAGCCTCTCATACAGAGATAGCGGACCTTCTGAAAGCCCGCGCAGAAACCAAGAGCTCAGACAAATGTAAGGTGTCTTAG